The Phocoena sinus isolate mPhoSin1 chromosome 8, mPhoSin1.pri, whole genome shotgun sequence nucleotide sequence agaacagaacagagagggggaaacTGAAGAGTTTCCCTGCAGGTCTGTTTCCTCCAAACAGGAGAAAGCCTCTAGAAGATCCTAACAGATCTTACGTGAGATGCTCGGGGGTTCCATCCTGCTCTCTTCACATTCCTCATGTTTCCCCAGGGCATTTCGACAGCCCTTCTCTGGCTTTCTGGGGTGGCTTCAGCTCTCAGCCGGCACTAACGATCTCCAGCCATCATCTTAGATCTTCCATCATGTCCACATTGTTCAAAGCACAAAAAccactcctttctctccctcattcACACTGAAGTCcattgattaaattattttaagtattccTCTGAAATCGGTGAAGATAGAAATTACTAATTTTCTGGTGCTTATGAggcagaaaagcaaaacaaatgctCTTGTTGATTAAACTTTAAGTTGGGAGGTTTTTTAGACAATAAAGAATAAAgctatggataaacaacaaggtcctactgtatagcaatgggaactatattcaatatcctgtgataaaccataatgaaaagaatatgaaaaagaatgtatgtatgtatgtgtaagagtcactttgctgtacagcagtatttaacacaacattgtaactcaacgttacttcaattaaaaaaaaataaaagtcatgtataattttttttttttttttgcggtacgcgggcctctcactgccgtggcctctcccaccgcggagcacaggctccggacgcacaggctcagcggccatggctcacaggcccagccgcggagcggcatgtgggatcttcccggaccagggcacgaacccgcgtcccctgcatcggcaggcggactctcaaccactgcgccaccagggaagccccatgtataatttttaaaagaaaatatttcttgggAAAGGTGTTCCTAGATGAAGGCACAGGTGGCCCTGAGCAGCGAGTTACAGGTTTCCTAAAAGGCCTCCTCCCCTGAATCGCACTGTGGGTCTGAAAGGGCAATAAAACGACCTTCTGAAAAGAATTCTTCATTCCTGGGAACGCTCGGCAGAGATTTCCAGGATGTTTCAAGCGCCACAGACTAGGTTCAGCCTAAAAAGTAAGTAAGGCTCCTTCCTACAAAGAGAGTAAGATGAAGTATGTGAAATGcctagcacagtgactggcaccTAATAGATGCAGAATAAATATTAGGTTCCTCCCACCCTGAGAGTCCAGGGGTCGATAAGCACATATATTGGATGTATTTCTGGAGGCGTAATTGGGTACATTCTAGATTCTTCCAGAAACTCACAATTTTCTCACACGGGGCGGTGGGGAGAGcgaggcaggggagggaaggaggcacgTTCTCTCTGCCGACGTCAGtaactcttcctcttcttcagagGCTTCAGGCCATTGCTGCTTTGGGCCTTAGGCTGTCCACCACGGCTGAAAGCACCGCCCCTGCAGCCTTGGCTCCCTCCGTCAGCATGTGCTCTACCTGCAAAGCTGACCAGTTCATAGGACCCTCCGTGAAGCTCCTAGGCTcgcaccctgccccacccctaccTCACCACACCCCGTCAGGAGCTGGCCTGCCTAAGAAGCTGCCACCTTCGATTCCCAAAGACCCTAGAGCTGCAAGAGACCTGGAGAAGCCAGGACGGCCTGAGGTGCACATCAGAGGCAGGAGCGAGCCCTTTCCCCAGGAGGCATCCAGGGCCCCTGGTCCCCTTCCTCCCCGAGAGCCATTCAGCCCACAGTCTGCCACTAGCACGGGGCTCAGAGGAGCACAGCCACTGAGTCCCTCATTCTACACACAGGGAACCTGAGAGCCAGGGAGGGGAGCTCACTTGGACAAAGTGACACAGTGAACGGCATCCGCACTTAGATCTGGGCTTGGGTCTCATGCACGCCAGGCCCAGGCTCCTTAGCAGGACCTCCTATGACCCCCTTGCGCCCTGGGGTCTTCTTTCCATGCACAGATGCTCAGGAGACAGGAGATCCCTCATACCAGAGCCCACCAGGCCCGAGCACTAGTACAAGGTCTCACAAGCATGGAATGGCTGGGAGAAGaggcagagcaggaaggaggaagatgcaGAGTGGAGGGGGGTGAGTGGGCGAGGCTGCTAACCCTCACTGAGAAACGGGAGAGGGACAGACCAGCACTGGGATTCGAGCCCCGTAGGTCAAGAGAACACAGGtaacatagaaaagaaaatgggaaaattatgTTCCACCTTTAAACCTTGATCTTTCTAATCTATTAAAAAGGCAGCAGTACACACTTCCTCCTCTCGTCTCATGGGGTTTTAGTAAGGTCCAAACAGTAACAAGAGCAGCTCAAATTGTCACAGGCATTTAGGCTTCCAAAGCTTTTTCACATGTAGCGTACCACATTTAACTTATCACCATCCTATatgtgggggagtgggggggaagGAGGCCAGACCCAAGTGCACAAAAGCCAGGCAGGGAATGTGGGTGAAGCTGGTAGGTGACATGCTGATGCCCTACACCCCTTCTAAAGGGGGAGCTCCTACTCGGCCCTGTAGAGTGTTAGCAAGCTGGAACGAGGGCCCAGTGGCCTGATCAATAGGTTATCCAAGACAGGCTGGGAatccagattttttctttttttttttttcggtacgcggccctctcactgttgtggcctcccctgttgcggagcacaggctccggacgcgcaggctcagcggccatggctcacgggcccagccgctccacggcatgtgggatcttcccagaccggggcacgaacccatgtcccctgcatcggcaggtggactctcaaccactgtgccaccagggaagccccagatctttttatataaaatttctatattCTCAAATGTTTGAAAGTCAttcaaattaagaaaagaaaaaaatactagtcGTCCAAGCAAAACACGTCTGTGGGCCAGATGTGGCCCACGGGCTGCTAGTTTGCAACTTTAGCTCTGAGTATCTACCGcagtttttcccctttttgtaaaggaaaaaaacagtttcAGAAATAAGATGATTTGGCCGAGGAGACCATGCCAGTTTAAGTGGCTGAGGAGGGATTCCACCTGGTGGTCTTACTATGCAGCCCAGTGCCCCCTCTACTACTCCATGGGTCAGTAGAGGTGAAAACACCTCCTGAGCCGTCCTGGAGCAACGGAAGGCCCCACAAGCCCagcaaataataatgaaaacaccGATCACCAGTTGGACCCCTGATGCAGCAACAAGCCCCCAAGACCCCGGGTCAGAGccgggcgggggcagggggtgccACACCTGCTGGCTCCTGGGCACGCCGTATCTCAGGTCGTTGACAAAGCGCTTGCAGTTCCCGTCGATCAGGCTGTACTGCGCTATCTTGCTGGTCATCTTTTTCATCTGCTGGATGACCTTGTCCACGGGCAGGGGCAGGTATGTCCCATCCAGCTCGTTGTTGACCTTCCAGGAGCAGCCATGCAGCACTGTCCTCCAGACAACTGTATTTCACCACCGCCCGGTTGCTGAAGACGGACGTGATGCTGCTGGCCTCAAATGCCTCACCTAGAGGCCAAAGACAAGCCAAAGTTGGAAGCTGCAAGGGGGCAGTGGGGCAGAGCACCGGCTCAGTCCAGCCGCTGGATCAGTGGCTCCTCTTGGGGTCCTGGTTTCACCGTCTCTAAAAGGCACAGCAGAGGATGGCAAGTTGGACTAAATGAACTGCAAAGGGCCAGCTTTCCGCACTCCCCACTTTCGACCACCACTGCAATCTCTTTCTCATCAAGCTCCAGGCGTACCTTATGGTGTAGGCCCAGACTCCACTCCGTGTACAGATCTGACCAAGTCCTAGGACTGGAGTCTTGCTTTCCTAACCAGACTCCAGCAGTCTTCACAAACACGTGACGAATACCCTTACAGGTAAGAGTCAGCTCCTGGACAAGGGGCTGTCATGCGGTTCCAGGAATAGGCCTCCCTCTGCCACCACGCAGACCCGCTCCAACCCGCTTCCACCCAGAGGCGCTCTGCCTTTCCCTCTGCTCAAGTGTCAGGATTCTCACTGAGTGTTTGTTTGAAAACAGGCTTCCACAGCTTGGAAAAGCAGAAACGTCTGAAAACTGCTGTATTACCATATTTAGTCCTTAGAGGAGGGAGAGCTCCTGAGAAGGTCTGGAAGCTGCCCAAGGCCAGGTGGGTGGTAATTTAATATCAGGACTGTTTTTCTGCTACAACCATATGGATAGGCAAACGTGGGAACCCTCCCCCTCTGTAAGTTGTCTGAGTGCAAGAAATGTCCCTTGTTCCTTTCTGAAGTATTTGACGACTATCTGCTGGTTTTGCAAAAGCTGGCAGTAGGCAATTCGGCTCTCAGCAACGAAGATGGCAGAATTCATGTTTGAAGGAAGATCTGATGGGGGGCGGTGGTGACAAAACCGTTAACTTGTACAACTCTTTGGTTACGCAAGAGGAAGGCTCCTGGACTTAGTCTGGAAAGGAGAGGTGAAGACGAATGCAACGTGGAGCAATTTTTCATCCTTCGTGTAGGCATCCAGACAGGAAGGGGGACGGGTGTGGATGGATGGGGTGGGGAAGCAAAGCCAGGGGAGAGGGACTCTGCTCTGCAGGAAGGTCTCAGCCAGGTGAGGGGCGGGGCCAACCGAGGGGGACAGGAGACAAAGATGAGAGCTGTGAACAAGGTGCGGCCACAGGCATTTGGTACCAGTGCCCTTCTGTAATCTAATCTTGAACGGGCAGTACTCACACAGGAGGCAAAAATCCCCAAAGCATCAAAGATTACACAGAGGAGCCCCCgcctccccttctcccagctcCCCCATCTCCTGAGGCCACCATGTGACCAATGGTTCTGGATGTCCACTTTTAAGCTGCTTCACCTTCTGTGCTGTCATCTTCCACTATCACCACTTCTGCCCCCATCGAATCTCCACCAGAATTTAATTAGTCACCCGTTTAATCTCAGCCCTGTGTTAATGCTGCAATGAAAGGAGAACGATGCCCACACTGGGGGTGGTGCAGCCTGGGACGGGTTGGAAAAGCAGGGAGACAAGGTGAGGATGGAGGTGCCAGAGGTGACCAGGAAGCCAGATGGATGCAGCATTTGGGGCAATAGGAAGCAAGTGACAATCAGAACACATAAGCATCTACACCCCTCCCAGGGGACCCTCAGAAATAGAGGAAGGGTATTGAACTGCTGTCATTACAAAACGGAGGCTCCGGTCCTTACgcttctattttaaaagaaagagtggTCTAGGTGGTCAGGGAACTTAGGAATGATCTTGATACTTTTATCTGTCTTAGGGCTGGACACTCAGTGGTTTTTGGTGGACAGAGACCAAGCTCTATCACACAGTAAATTAAGGTCCAGTCATGCTTTGGGTGTTCTGCTGCTAAAGTAAGGCAGCAGCTGAGGAACACAGTAATTCGCTGTCCTTCTCTTTACTTTGCTAACTTCAATATCAATATTTCAATAGAGTATTCACTCTGACTTGTGGGAGCAGGTGGACCACACAGTCATCTTCCACATAGACAGCCCAGTGCTCGTAGCCAACCCGGAAAATCTCAATCAGGTCTCAGGTCTGGGTCTTGGTTTACCCTATGATGGAagtggaatggaatggaatggaatgaaatgaaatgaaataaaataaaataaagtagactTCACATGCCCAAGGAAGTCCAGAGACCTCCTTGTTTGGGGATCAGCTACAGCTCAGCCTGAAGACactgcctttcatcactttacagaAACCCAGGCTGCAAAAAGCTCTCTTCACACAAATGGCCGAGGGACCCGTCCACTCCTGCTACCACCTTCATTATTAAAGCCACCGAGGCTGACAGTGCCAGCTCCAAATGCACAGCTCCGTACGCATACATGCCCTGTGATAAGCAAAGGAGCTCCTGTAAGCATTTCTCCTTGAAACTCAGCACCATGCGAGCTTTCTCAATAGAGGGCGCTAGAGAGACACTGCAAGAGGAAAAGGTTCTCCTGCAGGTTCTGGCTTTGGGCTGGGGAGTTACACCAAACTcccattcttgggataaatctcACCTAGTaatgatgtataatcctttttatatgttgctgaattcagtttgctactattttgttgaggactttcaCGTCTACattcataagggatattagtctgtagttCTTTTCTTTGCCTGACTTTAGTATCAGGGTAACATTGACctcagaatgagttgggaagcaTTCCCTCCTCTATTTTTAGAGTTTGTGAGGGACTGGTAATTGGTAACTCTTCTTCTTCAAATGTATGGTGAAGTCCTCTGGGCCTGAATTTTTCCTtgtgaaaagatttttatttactaattcaATTTACATGTTATAGGTCTGCTCAGATTTTCTAGTTATTCCTGAGCCAGTTTTGTTATCTGTgtctttctaagagtttgttcATTTCATGtaagttttctaatttgttaGCATAAAGTTATTCACAGTATTCCTTTATTgtccttttaatttctgtaagaCTGGTAGTAAACCACctctttcattcttgattttggtaacttgagttttctttttcttggtcaaTGAACGTAGCCAAAGTTTTGtcgattttatttatcttctcagagaaccaacATATGGCCTCActgattttctccatttatttccattttctatttcattgatttctgctccaatacttattatttccttccttctgcttgctttgggtttagtttgctttcctttttacAGTTTACTGAGGTAGGAATTTGGATTATTGATTTGAAAtcgtcctttttttttaaaagattttttcgatgtggaccatttttaaagtctttattgaatttgttacaatattgcttctgtttattatgttttggttttttggccacgacaCATGTGGGAtactagctccccgaccagggatcaaacccgcaccagCCT carries:
- the PLAAT5 gene encoding LOW QUALITY PROTEIN: phospholipase A and acyltransferase 5 (The sequence of the model RefSeq protein was modified relative to this genomic sequence to represent the inferred CDS: inserted 2 bases in 2 codons; deleted 2 bases in 2 codons; substituted 1 base at 1 genomic stop codon); translation: MGLSPAAXRECGRLLPRFPRPRLRPPXETASVRTNDTQSPPGLSPGPQSGRRGRGGSPHQAPTPGPGTFRGRSPGPSRPLDPQKEESVGSQELVQLLPKQPQQGTLEQGRSSIRPAGKPLESTPNQKRAEWNSAPEPGSAGRLIKQAAEGKPRPRPXDLIEIFRVGYEHWAVYVEDDCVVHLLPQVRAFEASSITSVFSNRAVVKYSCLEDVLHGCSWKVNNELDGTYLPLPVDKVIQQMKKMTSKIAQYSLIDGNCKRFVNDLRYGVPRSQQVEHMLTEGAKAAGAVLSAVVDSLRPKAAMA